In Candidatus Afararchaeum irisae, the genomic stretch ACTCGATCGAATCGAAGTTCCAGATGTCTTCACGTACTTATGTCCATGAGTATGAATATGTCCGGATTTGACTCCTTAGCCAGAAGACAGATCGCGAGATTAGTCTCTGGATTAGAGGTCAGAGCCGCAATTGCGTCCGCATTTTGTAGATCTGCTTGTTCGAGAATAGACGGATAGGTTGCATCCCCGCTGATAACGGTCGCAATCTGTTCAGCTCCTAACTCCTCGCTCCTTTCGGGGTTCCGCTCTATGAGTACGACAGTGTGACCCCGGTCGTTCAGGACAGTTGCGGTCTCAGTGCCTACTTGACCGCCACCTGCTACGATAATACGTTTATTCGTAGACATGTCGGAGTTGTTACTACACGATGACCGTATAAATAGTTCATCTCTCATACACGACTCCGCCTCTCTATATCTAAACCTCTGCGAGATCCAGAAGCCGACGAGTGTCGTCGTGGAGGTCTTCGAGTTCGTCTATCTCGTCGGGACTGAACCACTCGACGGTTCCGACGTCCGAGCCCGGTGTCGCGTCGGGGCTCGTCTCCTTCTTCGTCGCCTTGAAGTCGATGTAGACGACGTGTCTCTCCTCGTCGTCTAAGACGCGTGAGAAAGCCGGTATATGGTTTTGAATCTCGATCTCCAGGTTCGTCTCCTCACGCACCTCTCTCCTCGCTCCGTCTTCGAGACTCTCTCCGGCTTCGAGACCGCCCCCGGGACAGATCCATTCGCCCGACCAGAAGCCGTCCTTCTCGGAGACGTGCTTGACGAGTAGAACCTCGCCGTCGGGGTTTCTGACCACGGCACCCACAGCGACCCAGGTCTCCATCTCTGTCTCGTAGCTTTAGTCGACCTCTATCTCTTCTGCGACCGTTTCGAGCGACTCTATCCCCTGTACTTCGTCCTCAAGCAGGGGCACGTACTGTATTTCGAGGTCGCGGAACATCTCGTTCGCCTTGTCTATGTTCGACTCCTGTACCTCCCACCTCGACCTGCAGAAGTCACAGTCGTCGTTTATGTTCTCCATCACCTTGTTTATGACGACGGTTCTGACCGGAATCTCGAACCTCGAAAGACGTTCTATGAGTCTCTGTGTTTCGAGAACTGCCATCTTCTCGGGTATCATCACGACACGGAAGTCGGTTCTCCCGGGGTCACGTAACATCGAACGTACGCGTTCTATCCTGTCCTTTAGCTCGTCTAACTCGCCGAAGTCGGCTGTCTCAGGCTCGTCGTCGCCACCGAACATCCCCTTTACCGAGTCCATGAAGCCCTGGAACTGTGACCTGACCTTCATGACCTTGCCGACCATCGAGTCCATTATCTCGGGAAGCTTGAGGAGACGCAGTGTGTGTCCCGTCGGCGCGGTGTCGAAGACTATCCTGTCCCATCTCTCGGAGTCCATGTACTCCATAAACTTGTCCATCGCCGCCGCTTCGTCACTTCCGGGACCCATCATCTCCTCGCCTCCGAGGAGGTCTCCGAGACCATCCATGCCTCCCATACCTCCTAAGCCGCCGAGACCTCCTCCCATGCCTGCGCCCGCACCCGCGCCTTCTCCGGCTTCTGTGCCGGCACCCATGCCTTCCTCCCAGTCCTCGCCCTCACGTCCCTCGTCGGGTAGCATACCACCTTCGATCTTGTCACGGTACTCACTCATCGCCTCCTCGGGATCTATCTCGACAGCCCAGAGGTTGTCGAGTATCTCCTCGGGTCGGCTCGGAACCTCGGTGTCGAAGACGTCCGAGAGCGAGTGGGCGGGGTCTGTGCTCACGACGAGTGTCCTCTCGCCCTGTCTCGCTAGCTTGAGTGCCGTCGCCGCGGCGCACGTCGTCTTTCCTACGCCGCCTTTTCCTCCGTAGAGTATAAACTCTGCCATGGCGCGAGTTAGACGTGAGGAGTCAAGAATCTGTTTCTTCTCTCGTGGTAGCGTCGGATACTACGGACTCAGAGTCAGACCTCTGAGGTTGCCCCACTCAGCCGACGACTCTAAGTACTCTATCAGCGACGAGGGTCCGAGTTCGAGCACGTGTACTCCGAGTCTGTCGGCGGCGGATTCGAGGTACTCGTCGGTTTCGAGTGTCACTAGACAGTCGTGTACCTCTCTCTCGGGTGCTATGTCGGATATCCTCCCATGCTCGTAGGCGAGCTTTCCAACTGCGGTCTCGACATCGGTATCGTCCCCCACAGCCGTCTCGACGATCAGGAGACAGCCGTGTTCGGACTCCTCGTGTGACTCCGACTTGAGGAGGAGACTCACAGAGTTGTCTATCCCCCCGATACCGAGGTGTTTCCAGTCGGTGTCACCGCAGTCACCTTCGAGACCCGATCCGAGGACGACGTTGGGGTATCTCCTCAGGAGGTTCCTGACCTCCTCGTCGTTGAGTATGTGAGACTCGAGGCTCGTGAACCTCTCGACGAGACGGGAGAGAGAGACTGTGCTGATCTCGATTCCGGACTCCCTTACCTTCCCGAGGAGATCCTCGAATCCCCTGTGGGTCAGACTCGTATTGTCTGTTTCAAGGTAGGCTCCCGATGTGTTGGACCAGATCTTGTAGGTCTCGACTGCCTCTTCAAGGGTCACCCTCTCGTGGTCGGGGCTACTCACCGGACTACTCAGATGTTTCTGAGACGAACGAGATCTACTCATCACTCTTTTGGATAACGGGCAGACTTAAAATCCTTCTGGGGGCAACAAAGAAGAACGAACAGAAAAGTCAGGTTAAGTTACTTGGCGTGGTCGGCTTTACATCATGCCGCCCATTCCGCCGCCCATGCCGCCCATTCCGCCGGCTCCGCCGCCGGCTCCTCCGGGCATCTCCTCGTCTCCGCCGCTGGCTTCTCCGCCCGAGATTACGTCGTCGATGCGGAGTATCATGACGGCGGCTTCTGTCGCGGATTCGAGAGCCTGTGTCTTGACACGTAGTGGCTCTACGACTCCTTCTTCCTCCATGTCAGCGATGTCGCCTGTGTAGGCATCAAGACCCGAGCTGAAGTTGCCCGCGTCGTGCTCACTGCGGAGGTCGACTATCGAGTCTATGGGGTCAAGACCCGCGTTCTCGGCGAGCGTGTGGGGTATGACTTCGAGTGCGTCGGCGAATGCCTCGACTGCGAGCTGTTCCCTTCCACCGACCGAGTCGGCGTAGTCACGCAGCTCCATAGCGAGCTCGACCTCGGGCGCGCCTCCTCCGGGGACGACCTTACCTTCCTCGACCGTGACACGTACGACTCCGAGGCTGTCGTCGACTGCGCGCTCGACCTCGTCGACTACGTGCTCTGTTCCTCCGCGGAGTATCATCGAGACACTCTTGGGGTTCTCGCATTCCTCGACGAAGATCATGTCGTCGCCGCCTATGTTGCGCTCCTCGACCTTTCCGGCGTTTCCGAGGTCGTCTTCCTCTATCTCGTTGACGTTCGAGACGACCGTCGCGCCCGTCGAACGTGCGAGCTTGTCCATGTCGCTCGACTTCGCACGGCGGACTGCGAGTATGCCCTCCTTCGCGAGGTAGTGCTGCGCCATGTCGTCGATGCCCTTCTGACAGAAGACGACGTTCGCGCCCGTCTCCTTGATGTTGTCGACCATCTCTCTGAGCATCTTCTCCTCCTCGTCGAGGAAGCTCTGGAGCTGGTCGGGGCTCTGGACGTTTATCTCTGTGTCGACCTCTGTCTCCTGTACCTCTATCGCGGAGTCGACGAGGGCTATCTTCGCGTCCTCGACCTTGCCCGGCATGTTCGAGTGGACGCGGCTCTTGTCGACTATCATACCCTCGACGAGCTCGGAGTCCTCGGTTCCTCCGCCGACTACGGTCTCTATCTTGATGTTGTCGAGGTCTATGACACCGTCGTCCTCGACAGCCTGTACTGCGTCGACGACGAGCTGTCCAAGTGTGTCCTTCGCTGTCTCGGCACCCTTGCCCGTCATCGCAGTCTGGGCTATCTTGAGGAGTGTCTCTGTGTCGTCGGGGGTTACGTCGGTCGCCTTCTCGGAGAGGATCTCACGACCCTTAGAGACTGCGTCCCTGTATCCCGCTGCTATCGTCGTGGGATGTACGTCCTGGTCGAGGAGATCCTCAGCCTGCTTGAGGAGCTCTCCGGTGATGACGACCGCGGACGTGGTTCCGTCGCCCGTCTCGTCCTCCTGTGTGTTGGCGACCTCGACGATCATCTTCGCCGCGGGATGTTCGATGTCCATCTCGTCAAGAATAGTCACACCGTCGTTCGTAATCACGACGTCGCCGAGGTTGTCGACGAGCATCTTGTCCATTCCCTTCGGACCTAACGTCGTACGTACCGACTCGGCTACCGCCTTGCCTGCGCTGATATTCGAGCTCTGTGCGTCCTTACCCTGTGTTCTCTCGGACTCCTCGCTCAGAACGAGGACTGGCTGGTTTCCCATCGACATGTTCAGATTCACGTTTGTTTGTAGTTCTATAAAAAACTTTCTCTACACAGTCTCTGACCGACTTGAGTTAGACTTAAACCTCTCGAAGAACACTGTAAGGCGATGGGGAACTTCGAGACACACATGAGATGGGGAGTCGGGTCTTACATCTTCTTATGTGTATGTATAACAGGGATAGCAGTCTACAGAGGCACACAGATACCGTTTACGGGACTCGGAGCGGCTTTTCCTCTGACCCTCGCAGGTGCGGGATTTCCCGACATTGACCACCACTCGTCGAAGCCACACAGGTATCTAAAGAAAGCTGTCTTCGTGGTCTCGACGGCTCTCACAGCCTACGTCTTCTTCTCGGAGGGCAGGAGACTCAGGTTCGCGTTCGGAGACGTGCCACAAGAGGTCTTTACAGCCGGAGTCGGAGCCGTCTCGTCCCTCTTCGTAGGAACAGTAGCCTCGTACTCGGTGAGCTTCTTCCGACCCAGACACAGGGGTGTCACACACACCCTCTCAGCCGGACTCACAGTCAGTCTCGTTGTCGGAGCCGGAGTCTGGAGGCTGACCACGGAGGCTCTAGTCGGACTCGACCCGGCTCTCCTCGCGGGAGTCACATCCCTGGGATTCGCCTTCGGCTTCGGAAGCCATCTCCAGTGTGACGGCATGCTCCTAAGCCGCCTGCCGTCGTGCTAACTGTCAGCCGTCTTATAGATAACCCTTTTGTACCAACAGTCCGGATTACGACTTAGATGCTCCTGATCATCTGTGTTGACAGGGACGACGACATAGGCAGGAAGACGGGGATCGAGACGCCTGTCATCGGACGCGACCAGATCGAGGAGGTCGCACTTGAGTTCGGAACTGCCGACCCCGAGGACTCCGACCTCAACGCTCTCTTCGAGGCTATGCGTATCTACGACAACGAGGAGGGCGAGGCTGAGATAGTCGTCGTCACGGGAAGCGGCGAGTCACGTGTCGACTCAGACAGGGCGGTCGCCCAGCAGATAGACGAGGTTCTGGAGCACATAGACGCAGACTCCGCCGTCGTAGTCACAGACGGAGCCGAGGACGAGACTATAATTCCTCTTATTCAGTCGAGGCTCAAGATAGACGGTGTCAGCAGAACTATAGTCCGTCAGGCTCAGAACCTCGAAAACGCCTACTACATAACTAAACAGCTTCTCCGCGACCCCGAGACCCGGGGTACTATACTCGTCCCTATAGGTCTCCTTCTGATGATCTATCCCCTCAACCTCATAGCCGGAAGCCTCGGATACCCCGGTGTAGCCGTAGGTGTCACGAGCGGTCTCCTCGGTGTTTATCTTCTCATAAGAGGAGTAGGTCTCGACGACAAGGCGGAAGTTCTGTCCGAGAGGGTTCAGAGGGGAATATACAGCGGAAAGGTCAGCCTCATAACCTATCTCGTCGCGGGAGGTCTCCTCCTCATAGGGGTAGCGAGTGGCTTCAGTTCGGTCGAGTCCTACACGTCTTCTAGCTCGGAGGTCGTCGAGGGTCTTCTCCCGACCGTGATGGTGTTCATACGTGGATCGATACTCTGGCTCACCTTTAGCGGAATAGTGTCGAGCGTCGGAAGGATACTCGACGAGTACATAGAGAGCGACGAGTTCCCGTGGAGGTTCATGAACGCGCCCTTCTACATAGTCAGCATAGCACTCGTACTACGTGGAATAAGCGAGTTCCTCCTAGGAAACGTCTCGACAGTCTACTTAGTCGTCCTGTTCGTAGTCTCGATAGGAATAGGAACTACGAGCACAGTCCTCTTCGGCGGAATATCGTCGTCGGAGAAAGGCGTAGGCGACGAGGTAATTGAGATAGACTGACTACTTACTACTCAGGATCGACTTCCTCGACCTCTCCTCCCGACTCCTTCCAGTTGGAGAATCCGCCGTCGAGATGGGCTACGTCGTCGAATCCCATCTCCTGAAGCTTGTCGGTCGAGAGAGCCGACCTTCCGCCCTTGTTGCAGAAGAGGACTGTGCGTCTGTCCGGGTCGAAGAACTCCTTGTAGTACTCGGTCTCGGGATCCGCCCAGAACTCCAACATCCCCCTCGGCACGTTCTTCGATCCGGGGATTGTTCCGTCCCTCCAGACCTCACGTACGTCGCGGAGATCGACTACGAGACTGTCGTCGTCTTCGACCTCTTGCTTCATCTCGTCGAAAGAGACTGTCTCGACGTTCTCGTCGGCTTCCTCTGCCATGTCCCAGGCGTGCTTCTGTAGTTCTGCCATGTCAGAATATGAGGCAGACACGAGTATATAATTATCGTTATTAAACATAATTCTAGTACGGCTAACCCCGCGGCATCCCCGACCGCCTACCTAATACGGCTAGACTGACTGGCTGTCTTGTACTACTCCTGTCAAAATATAGGCGTCTAATCTCAAAACTTTTAAGATAATAAACGTCAGATACGGAGTTAAGGATGACTTACGAGAATCTTGACCTTAAAATAATAAATCTGTTGTTGGACGACGGACGAGCGAGCCTCAGAAGCTTAGCCGAGGAACTCGACGTCTCTGTCACGACTGTGAGTAACCATCTCCAGAGCATGGAGGACGAGGGCGTCATAAAGGGCTTCAAGCCCGTCCTCAACTACGACGAGCTAGGCTACGGCGTCACAGCGACCGTGATGATAAAGGCTGAGAGCGGAAGCCTTCCGGGTCTCACCGAAGACCTCAAGGAGATAGACTCGTTCCTCAGTGTCTACGAGGTCACGGGTGACTTCGACATAATCGCAGTAGGCAAGTTCAAGAGTACCGAGGACATGAACGACACCATAAAGGATCTTCTCAACAACCCCGACATAGCCGAGACAAACACCAACGTCATACTTGAGACGATAAAGGAAGACGCCGACATAGAGTTCGAGGTCTGATCGTCTCTTTTTAGGCACCAGGACTTCTCTGTCTTAGCATGAGAAAACGCACTCAAGAAGTCGTAGATGAGGGATTCACTGACCACGTTCTAGTCTGTACCAACAGCCGTGACTCGAACTACGCGTCGTGTTCGGAGGTCGGAGGAGAGGAGGTCTACGACGAGGTCGTCGACTGGCTCAAACAGAGAGGCGTCTTCTGGTCGAACGTCTACGTCGGAACAGTGTCGTGTATAGGTCTGTGTAGCAGAGACGGCGTCGCAGTCGCTATACAGCCGAGGAACGAGTGGTACTCCGACGTCAAACCCGACGACGTCCCCGATCTTATGTCGGAGGAGTTCGGCGACGACGCCGACGCACTCGGTGAGTCTGACTGACCGGGGCAAAGACTTTATGCTTCCTTAGGCTACTGACCCCATGTCAGTTTCAGCATCAGTTGCAGTCATAGGCGACGGAGCCACGGGTCTGAGCGCAGCCCTGCTTCTCGCGAAGAACGATGTCGACGTCGATGTCTTCGGAGAGGACGAGACGAAGCTCCACAAGGCTTACCTCTACAACTACCTCGGAATCGAGGAGATACACGGCTCTGACTTCGCCGAAGTTGGAAGACAGCAGTCCGAGAACTACGGAGCGGAGTTCCACGACGAGAGGGTAGAAGACGTCGAGAAAGACGACGACGGCTTTACTTTGACAGCCGGGTCAGGAGACGAGTACACAGCCGACTACGTCGTCTTAGCCACGGGTCTCGACGACGAGATTGCCGAGAAGATGGGTGTCGAGTTCGACGATGACGGGGGTGTCGAGATAGACACTGACTGCCGAACATCGGTAGACGGAGTCTACGCCGGCGGATGGATCGCACGTCCCGAGAAGATACAGGTCTCAATCTCGGCGGGAGACGGTGCTGTCGCCGCGCTCGACATACTCTCGGAGGAGAAGGGAGAGGCGTTCCACGACTTCGACGTTCCCTAAAAACAGATGCCACCTTTCGCATTCTCAAGCTCTCTCACGGCTTTCTTCGTCAGTCTTCTCGTGGGTGGGTTCGGAATATACGCTGGAGCCAGACTAATACTCTCCGAGGGGTCTTTCGTCAAGGCTGTCGTGACCGCTCTCGTAGGCGCGCTCGTCTGGGGAGTCGTGAGTCTGTTCGTCGGCTGGATACCTCTCGTGGGACCGGTTCTCACATTCCTCGCTTGGATGGGGGTCGTCAAGGGACGTTACGGAGTCGGATGGATAGAGGCGAGTCTCGTCGCTCTCGTCGCCTGGATCTCGTCTGTCTTCGCGCTCTATGTCCTATCAGCCCTCAGTATAGGACGTCTCTCCGCTGTGGGTATACCCGGAGTCTAGTGAAGAGTCCCCTCACGTACGTCGTAGTCGTGTGCAAACAGGGCGTAGCCGACCTCCGCAGTGCTGTATCCCGTCTCATCGGCGACCTCACGTATCTCGTCTATCATCGTACAGTAGTCGAAGGCGTCGAATGTCTCTTTCCTACCCTCTACGCGTCCGGCGCGTTCTAGCGACGCCCAGACACGGGTGTCGACGACTGCGTGTCTCTCGGGGTTGAGGGCTGTGGTGACACACGAAGCCGTCGGAGCCTTGAAGCCGTGGAGAGACGACACGAGACCTATCTGTGAGAAGTCGTCGCCGTCGTCTTCGAGGTCGAGGACGTTCTGGGTGACTTCGACACAGATTTCGTCGGGGTTGCGATGGACGTGGTAAGCACTCCGAGTCGACGACTCGTAGGCTATCTCGTAGAGGTCGTCCTGTCTGAGATGTCCCTGTTCACGGTACTTCTCTCCGAACTCCTCGAGGTTCTCGGGAAGAACTCCCTGTGTCTCGCCGTAGACGCCGAGGTACTTGTCTATGAGTCCCGAGTCTATCTGCATAGATAGGATGAGGGTATCCGGAGTCAAATAGATGGAGGACTCGATGGTTTCACTCGAAAAAGAAAAAAACCCATTCGAGTACTGGGAAAGCCCGGATTTGAACTTTGGTCGTTCCGTTCGGCGTCCTCACTCCACTCACGAGTTCAAATCCATTTCGGTTCGCCCACTTGAAAAAGAAAAACCCATTCGAGTACTGTACTGGGAAAGCCCGGATTTGAACCGGGGTCCACACGTCCCAAACGTGCGAGGATACCAAGCTACCCTACTTTCCCTTACACAATAAACTCGGACGTCTACCTTGTGCTTTTTGCTTTGACGTCCGAACGGATGGGACTTAGACGAACTCCTCTATCCTGTCGAGAGCCTCTTTGAGTTCGTCGAGACCCGTCGCGTATGAGACACGTAGATGACCCTCGCCACTCTCACCGAATACCCTACCCGGAACGACGGCGACCTTCTTCTCCTTGAGAAGATCCTCGGCGAACTCCTCGTCGTCGTAGGGCGACTCGGGGAAGAGGTAGAAGGCACCCTCGGCGGTGAAACAGTCGATGCCCATCTCCTCGAAACGTGAGAGGACATAACGCCGTCTCCTGTTGTACTCACGTCTCATCTCAGCGACGTCGTCGTCACACGATTCGAGGGCATCGATCGCTGCGTACTGCGCCGTCGTCGGAGCCGAGAGCATCGTGTACTGGTGTATCCGGTTCATCGCGTCGATGACCTCGGAGGGACCGAGTGCGTAGCCGAGACGTAGACCAGTCATCGCATAAGCCTTCGAGAAGCCGTTGAATACTACGGTGCGTTCTCTCATGCCGTCGAGAGTCGCTATCGAGGCGTGGTCTCCTCCGTCTTCGCCCCCGTATGTCAGGTCGGCGTAGACCTCGTCGGAGACGACAGTTATGTCGTTCTCGCGCGCGAAGTCGGCTACTTCCCTCAGTTCTTCCTCAGTCATCACGGCTCCTGTGGGGTTGTTGGGGTAACAGATTATGAGAACCTCGGCGTCTTCGGCACCCGCTTCTTCGAGGTCTTCGTAACGTAGCTTGAAGTCGTTCTCAAGACGTGTCGGAACCCTGAGAGGCTCACCCCCTGAGAATATCACTCCCGGGACGTAAGAGACGTACGACGGCTCGGCGACTGCGACTGTGTCGCCCGGGTCGACGAGGGCTCTCAGAGCGAGGTCGGCAGCCTCACTCACTCCCGTAGTCACGAGTATCTCGTCGTCGGCTGCGTATTCGAGACCGTACTCCGAGACCTTCCGGGATACCGCCTCACGTAGCTCACGTTTTCCTCTGTTCGTAGTGTACGAGGTCTGTCCACGTTCTAGCGACTCTATCGCCGCCTCCCTCGCCGACCACGGCGCTGAGAAGTCGGGCTCCCCGACTCCAAGGGATATGACGTCGTCCATCTCCTCTGCGAGTTCGAAGAAACGACGGATCCCCGACGGAGGAACCTGTCTCGCCCTTTCGGATATGTCCATCTTCTCTCCTCCGTAGTTAGTTAGGGTGAGACCGAAAGACGGTCGTCGTCGTGTGAGTCGGTGAGTTCGGTTCCTCCCTCCTTGTAAGTCCTCATTATGAGATGGGTGACGGTCTGTGTGACCTCGGGAACCGGAGCGA encodes the following:
- the lrp gene encoding HTH-type transcriptional regulator Lrp codes for the protein MTYENLDLKIINLLLDDGRASLRSLAEELDVSVTTVSNHLQSMEDEGVIKGFKPVLNYDELGYGVTATVMIKAESGSLPGLTEDLKEIDSFLSVYEVTGDFDIIAVGKFKSTEDMNDTIKDLLNNPDIAETNTNVILETIKEDADIEFEV
- a CDS encoding (2Fe-2S) ferredoxin domain-containing protein, coding for MRKRTQEVVDEGFTDHVLVCTNSRDSNYASCSEVGGEEVYDEVVDWLKQRGVFWSNVYVGTVSCIGLCSRDGVAVAIQPRNEWYSDVKPDDVPDLMSEEFGDDADALGESD
- a CDS encoding rhodanese-like domain-containing protein, whose translation is MAELQKHAWDMAEEADENVETVSFDEMKQEVEDDDSLVVDLRDVREVWRDGTIPGSKNVPRGMLEFWADPETEYYKEFFDPDRRTVLFCNKGGRSALSTDKLQEMGFDDVAHLDGGFSNWKESGGEVEEVDPE
- a CDS encoding FAD-dependent oxidoreductase — encoded protein: MSVSASVAVIGDGATGLSAALLLAKNDVDVDVFGEDETKLHKAYLYNYLGIEEIHGSDFAEVGRQQSENYGAEFHDERVEDVEKDDDGFTLTAGSGDEYTADYVVLATGLDDEIAEKMGVEFDDDGGVEIDTDCRTSVDGVYAGGWIARPEKIQVSISAGDGAVAALDILSEEKGEAFHDFDVP
- a CDS encoding aminotransferase class I/II-fold pyridoxal phosphate-dependent enzyme yields the protein MDISERARQVPPSGIRRFFELAEEMDDVISLGVGEPDFSAPWSAREAAIESLERGQTSYTTNRGKRELREAVSRKVSEYGLEYAADDEILVTTGVSEAADLALRALVDPGDTVAVAEPSYVSYVPGVIFSGGEPLRVPTRLENDFKLRYEDLEEAGAEDAEVLIICYPNNPTGAVMTEEELREVADFARENDITVVSDEVYADLTYGGEDGGDHASIATLDGMRERTVVFNGFSKAYAMTGLRLGYALGPSEVIDAMNRIHQYTMLSAPTTAQYAAIDALESCDDDVAEMRREYNRRRRYVLSRFEEMGIDCFTAEGAFYLFPESPYDDEEFAEDLLKEKKVAVVPGRVFGESGEGHLRVSYATGLDELKEALDRIEEFV
- a CDS encoding DUF373 family protein; this encodes MLLIICVDRDDDIGRKTGIETPVIGRDQIEEVALEFGTADPEDSDLNALFEAMRIYDNEEGEAEIVVVTGSGESRVDSDRAVAQQIDEVLEHIDADSAVVVTDGAEDETIIPLIQSRLKIDGVSRTIVRQAQNLENAYYITKQLLRDPETRGTILVPIGLLLMIYPLNLIAGSLGYPGVAVGVTSGLLGVYLLIRGVGLDDKAEVLSERVQRGIYSGKVSLITYLVAGGLLLIGVASGFSSVESYTSSSSEVVEGLLPTVMVFIRGSILWLTFSGIVSSVGRILDEYIESDEFPWRFMNAPFYIVSIALVLRGISEFLLGNVSTVYLVVLFVVSIGIGTTSTVLFGGISSSEKGVGDEVIEID
- a CDS encoding NUDIX hydrolase, with amino-acid sequence METWVAVGAVVRNPDGEVLLVKHVSEKDGFWSGEWICPGGGLEAGESLEDGARREVREETNLEIEIQNHIPAFSRVLDDEERHVVYIDFKATKKETSPDATPGSDVGTVEWFSPDEIDELEDLHDDTRRLLDLAEV
- the thsA gene encoding thermosome subunit alpha yields the protein MGNQPVLVLSEESERTQGKDAQSSNISAGKAVAESVRTTLGPKGMDKMLVDNLGDVVITNDGVTILDEMDIEHPAAKMIVEVANTQEDETGDGTTSAVVITGELLKQAEDLLDQDVHPTTIAAGYRDAVSKGREILSEKATDVTPDDTETLLKIAQTAMTGKGAETAKDTLGQLVVDAVQAVEDDGVIDLDNIKIETVVGGGTEDSELVEGMIVDKSRVHSNMPGKVEDAKIALVDSAIEVQETEVDTEINVQSPDQLQSFLDEEEKMLREMVDNIKETGANVVFCQKGIDDMAQHYLAKEGILAVRRAKSSDMDKLARSTGATVVSNVNEIEEDDLGNAGKVEERNIGGDDMIFVEECENPKSVSMILRGGTEHVVDEVERAVDDSLGVVRVTVEEGKVVPGGGAPEVELAMELRDYADSVGGREQLAVEAFADALEVIPHTLAENAGLDPIDSIVDLRSEHDAGNFSSGLDAYTGDIADMEEEGVVEPLRVKTQALESATEAAVMILRIDDVISGGEASGGDEEMPGGAGGGAGGMGGMGGGMGGMM
- a CDS encoding metal-dependent hydrolase encodes the protein MGNFETHMRWGVGSYIFLCVCITGIAVYRGTQIPFTGLGAAFPLTLAGAGFPDIDHHSSKPHRYLKKAVFVVSTALTAYVFFSEGRRLRFAFGDVPQEVFTAGVGAVSSLFVGTVASYSVSFFRPRHRGVTHTLSAGLTVSLVVGAGVWRLTTEALVGLDPALLAGVTSLGFAFGFGSHLQCDGMLLSRLPSC
- a CDS encoding NAD-binding protein → MSTNKRIIVAGGGQVGTETATVLNDRGHTVVLIERNPERSEELGAEQIATVISGDATYPSILEQADLQNADAIAALTSNPETNLAICLLAKESNPDIFILMDIST
- a CDS encoding ArsA family ATPase → MAEFILYGGKGGVGKTTCAAATALKLARQGERTLVVSTDPAHSLSDVFDTEVPSRPEEILDNLWAVEIDPEEAMSEYRDKIEGGMLPDEGREGEDWEEGMGAGTEAGEGAGAGAGMGGGLGGLGGMGGMDGLGDLLGGEEMMGPGSDEAAAMDKFMEYMDSERWDRIVFDTAPTGHTLRLLKLPEIMDSMVGKVMKVRSQFQGFMDSVKGMFGGDDEPETADFGELDELKDRIERVRSMLRDPGRTDFRVVMIPEKMAVLETQRLIERLSRFEIPVRTVVINKVMENINDDCDFCRSRWEVQESNIDKANEMFRDLEIQYVPLLEDEVQGIESLETVAEEIEVD